GTCGGCGAATTTCCTCATCGCGGCCGATTACCGGATCCAATTTACCTCGCCGAGCGAGCTGCGTCAGGTCGCGTCCGTATTTTTCCAATGCCTGGTAGGTATCTTCCGGATTGGGCGTGACCACGCGCTGCGAACCTCGAATCTCGGTCAACGACTGCAGGATACTTTCCGGGGTAATGCCGAAATCGCGCAGCCGTTTGGCTTCGGGCCCCGAAGCCAAAGCCAGGAATATGTGCTCCGTGGAGACATATTCGTCTTTCATTTTTCCGGCCTGTTTTTCGGCCAGTGAAAGCAGTTCGGTGGTCGCCGGTGAGAGACCCGGCTGAACGCCTGCGCCCTGGATTTTCGGGCGGTTTGCGACGTCCGTTTGAAGTTCCTCTCTCAACCTCGCCGGGCTGCCGGAGATGCGCGTGATGATCGCCGCAACAACGCCGTCGCTTTGATTGACCAGGGCCAACAATAGATGTACTGGCTCGATTGTGCTGTTGTGATTGTCCTGAGCGATCTGTTGCGCCGAGAGAATCGCTTCCTGTGCTTTTTGCGTATATTTTTCTAGATTCATATTGTCATTCCTTTACTTCAACGTTGTACTTGCCCTCGCGCGCAGGATGTGTCAAGTTTGAAAGCCTGTGCTCTACGACCTGCGAGGCCTTCTCTATCAGTGTAGATAATCTGCGTATGAAGAGCGTTGGAGCAGTGTTAACAAGAGGTCAACACGGTTGTTAATGGATTTCCAATGTCCGATTTACAACCTTCTGATAATCCGCCGGTATGCTTTTGTTGTGAAAACGATAATATCGAATAACAATGGAGGTTATCAGATGGTTACGTATTATTTGGCACCAAGAAGCGCTCGACGTATTCGGCGCTATGAACCCGTCGGTTTCAATGGCGGTCGCCGGATCCCGGTGGACGTCCACGCCGATCAGGATGGATACATCATTACCGCAGACGTGCCGGGCTTGAAAGCCGAAGACATCTCGATCGAAATCCTGGATGATGTGGTGACTTTGCGCAGCGAGGTTGAACACGAGAACGGCAATGGCAATGGGAAATACCTGCTCCGTGAACTGCGTCATGGTGGATTTACCCGCAGCCTGCAGCTGCCGACCGCTCTCGATCCGAATGCCGCAGAAGCGAAGGTCGAAGATGGTATCCTAACCGTACGCATTCCGAAATCGGAAGATGCGCGTCCGAAGGAAATCAAGGTCGAGGCGAAATAAGAAATACCATCCGTTAGCGACAATGGGCGAACTTCTTCGCCCATTGTCGCTTTGGAGTATCGATGTTTCCGATTCGCGACACCATTCGTTCCCGATCATTCCCGATCGTTACTTACACGTTGATTGCGGTCAACGTTTTTGTGTTTCTGCTCTCGATTTCTCTGGGCTCGAACGTATTCAATCAGATTGTTGGCGTTTTGGGTCTCGTACCTGCCGAGATCACCCCGGCGCGGCCGTTCGGACTGCTCACGCTGGTGAGTGCTATGTTCCTGCATGGGGGTTGGTTCCACTTGATCAGCAACATGTGGATCCTTTTTATCTTCGGCGACAACGTGGAAGATCGCATGGGGCGCAAACGATACCTGTTTTTCTACATGCTGAGCGGAATCATGGCCGGAGTGGCGTATACCAGCGTCATCACGTTGTTCTACGGCGCGGGCTCGACTGCGTTTCAAACCCCGACCATCGGTGCAAGTGGGGCAATTGCCGGGATCCTGGGCGCCTATTTCGTTATGTATCCGCGAGCGCGCGTTACTACCCTCATACCTCTCTTCATCTTCCCCTGGTTCATAGATATTCCGGCGGCCCTGTTTATCGGAGTCTGGTTTCTTTCTCAATTGTCCTCCGGACTGATCAGTTTGGGCGCGCAGGTTGCCTTTGGTGGAATTGCGTGGTGGGCACACATTGGAGGATTCCTTGTTGGCGTCCTGCTCGGGCGCTTGTTTGTGCCGCCTACACCGAAGCGCCCTTTGCTGTATGCGCACCCTTCACCCGACGGTGGGGTTTGGTACACTATTCAGCAACAGGATCGATGACTTCGCCGTTCCGGCCGTCCGACAGCGGAATTCGTCGAACCGGTGTATAAAGAGGGGAAACTCTCGTTCGAATCTTACGTAAATACTTATAGGGGTATTCGAACCGTAACGCTCGAGTCGTTCGATCGATGCAGATCATGGGAAGGATAAGATGACAGCAGAAGATAAAGTCGTCGTCAATCCAAACGCCGCAGATCTGGAAACACTGATGACTTTGCCTGGCGTTGGTGAAGCAATGGGGCAGCGTATAATGGATGCTCGTCCCTTCGTCGATCTCGAGGACATGCAGCGCGTCAACGGCCTGGGTCCTTCGACTTTGGCTCGATTGGAACCATTCTTACAATTTGAATCCGGCGCAGCCGGAGCTCCTTCCAAAGAAAAAGTGAAAGAGGACGAGGCGATCTCGAAGCCAGGAATGCCGGTAGATGGACGGCGGCAGAAAATGGCTGCCGGACGCAAACGCTCGAGGAACAAGCGCCAACCGCTGCTTCCATTTTCACTTTCCATCACCCAAGAACAATGGGGTCTCGTAATCGTAACGGCAGGAATCAGCGTGCTGCTTTCTATCCTGTTGACTTTATCGGTCGTCGCCGGAATCAACGGCACGTTGGACATGGGAAAACATGCCGCGGTGCGTCAATTGGAAAGCCAGCTCGGCGCGCTTCAAGTCGATGTGAATGGCGCCGTTTCGCGATTGGATGCCATCAACCTGCGCCTGGAAGCGATCGAAGGCTTGAGTGGACGAGTCCAAAATGTGGAAGATCAGTTCACCACGCTGCGTGAGGATGTCTCCGGTTCGCTCGATGACGTGGCCGAGATTCAGGCACAGATCGAGCAAATCCATACCGATATCGATTTGCTGACGCAATCGATAGGACGGTTCGACCAGTTTCTCCAGGGCCTGAGACAATTGATTATGGAAGCGCTGCCGGCTTTGGAAACAACGACCCCCTGACGATTTAGGTGGAGAACAATATGGAAGAAGAATTCGAAAGCCCCGAATGGGAAGAAGAATCTGAAGCAGAATATGAAGATGAGGACGTAAATGGGGGAGGAGAACCGAGCGTCTTTCGGCGCTTTCTCGGCTTCCTCTTGAGAATCATCGTCGTTCTCATTCTTGGAATCGGTTTGGGCGCTGCGACATATTATGGAATCCCGAAGTTGTATCGAGATTTCATCGCACCGGTGCAGGAAAATTCGCAGCGATTGGACCAATTGGAGCAGGATCTGACATCTTCGAACGAGATGATCCAAACCCAAATGGATCGACTCGATGAGCGCCTGGTCGATCTCGAGGGGCGGCTGGCCGTTCAAGCGGAAGACCTGTCTGCGCTGGATGCTCGAGTGGAACGGCTGCGCAGCTTGCAGGACGAGCATGCGGATGAGGTCTCCGCATTGGCGCTCCTGCCGGATGATGTCGGCGAGGTTGAATTAACCATCCTGGGACTCGCGGATCGAATCGATGAGATCGAAGCGGAGCTTGATGCGCTGGGTATCCCCGCGCATCAATTCCAGTACCAACTGCAATTGGTGCGTACGATGGCGCTGCTGACGAGAGCGAGGGTATCGTTGATTCACGATAACCTGGGGCTTGCCAGTGATGACATCTCAGCGGCTGCCGACGTGCTGAACGCGATGATCGAGCAAGGAACGCCGGAGGAGATCGATACGTTGGAATCGATTGTCAAGCGGCTGGAACTGGCGCTTGACGACGTTCGCCAGTCACCGGTCATCGCCGCCGACGAGTTGGAAATTGCCTGGAAATTGCTGATCGAGGCTACGGATTACTCTGTGCTGCCTGTGGCGACTGTGACTCCGACAGCGCAGCCCACAGAATCCGTGCCGGAGGAGGATGTCGATGGTTCCCAATGATGATCGTGATGAAGAAACACGCTCGGAGCTCGATGCATCAGCCGCATCGAGTGATGTCGTGGAAAAAACTCGCGGGAAGAAGAAGACAGTAAAGAAGCCGAAACCCCCTTCCGGGCGAATGGACCGGGTCAAGGGATTCGTGCGCAAACTCTTGCTGTGGGTGATCGGTTTGGCCGTCGTTTTTGGGCTGGGCGTAGGTGTCGCCTGGTTCACGCTGGTGCGTGACATCCGCACGGAGAACAACGACCTCCAAAGTCAGGTCTCGACTCTCGAGGCGGAACGAGCAACGATTGAGGAATCCGTCCGCGCGGATTGTGACGCAAAAATCGCAGACATTCAGGCGCAGGCCGACGAGGCGAACTTGCACGTGCAGTTGGTCAACGCCTTGGTCGATGTCTCTTCGGCACGCGTCGCCCTGGGGCAAGATGACCTGGTGGGGATACGCGCTGCTCTGGCGGGCACCGATGACCGCCTGGCGAGTTTGCAGGCCGGGCTCGGTGCGGACGGAACGACGGCCGTTCAAGCTTTGCGGGATCAATTGAAAGATTTGCTGGACAATTTGGGGCAGGATCCGCTCTCCCTTGACCAGGATCTCGAGCGCCTCACCGCCAATCTGCTCGCGCTGGAGCGTTCCTTGTTTTCGGAGTAACCGGCGGGGAGTTTTACTGAGACGAAAACCGCGGCGTTGAATCCAACGCCGCGGTTTTTATGTCAACTTTCGTTCTTGCGAGACATCGATCAGGTTTTATAGCGCAGCACGGCGCCGATGTTCCCCGCCTTTTTTAGGGCTTGGTTATCGTGCAGCACCTCGACCTCGCCGCCGTCGGCCAAAACCTGTCGAATGGCGAGTTCGACGGCGTCCTCGATTTTTTCGATCGGACTCGAACAGAAGGGACAGCGTTTGAGCTTCTGTTCGGAGATGAAACGGCAGCTGACGCAGCGATATCCCGCTGCCCGGAATCCTTCACTGACAACCAGCGTCTGCACGTTGCCGGCTTGCACGGCACCCAACGTGTCACCTAGTCGAATGACGCCCTCACCTCCCTTTGCGGCCGCGGTTACGACCGCTTCCACCAGGCGGGCCTCACGTTCATCCTCGAATTTCTTGGCGGCGTTCATCGCCTTTTCCAGCACCTGCACGTGGCCAGCCGTCATTTCGATCGGGAAGGTGCCCATGACCAGGCACTTCCAACGTTTGGGAAGAAATTCCAGAAATCGAGCCACGTTTTCTTCGGTGCCGCCAATCAGAACCCGGCGGACTTGCTTCTGGTCGAAAAAAGAGGCCGCGAAATTTGCGGCGTCCTTTAAATTGCGTTCGGCGACTTCTTCGGAATAGCGTGTTTGTCCGGTGACTCCACCTCTCCTGCCCGGGCTCTGCGATCCTCCGCCGCGTTTCGTGTGCCGCACGGGTTCCCCGAGTGTGCCCTCGATTTCGTTCAGCTCGCCCAGGTGAAAATTGAATAGCCGCGTACCTTGCTTGTCGACCAGCGCAACACCGTAATGGCCATAACTGTCGATCAAGTCGACCAGTGGTTTTACGTACGGCCGATTTAGACGCCGAGCACGGCTGCGCAATGGAAGCGAAAGTGAGAAAGTGCGAAAAAAACCGTCCTCCGCACACGAAAATACAACCAGACTTCTGCCGCTCCAATCGTACTCGTGCTGCACGAAGCGGATGATTACATCGACATCGTCTTCGGCCTCTTCATCGAAGGCTTTCAACATTTGACGCAGTTGCAGGCGATGAACTTCGTTCGACCCGGAAGCAGGATCGGTGTTCAGAAAAACACTCAAAACTGGATTCTTGGGTCGATATTCGATGAGTTCTTTCAGATCTCGTTCCGTCAGCATCATGCCCTCCAATCCGAGAATTCGGATTCGTGTCGACTGACCGGATCGTTATGGGCGGGCGCCGATGGTCAGCGGTACCTCGATGGTTTCCCCATCACGTAAAACGGTCAGAGTTACGACTTGCCCGACTTCGGTGTGTTTGAGCAGATACGCAAGCAGTTCGGAGAAACGGCTGACGGGGTGGCTGTCGATGGCGATTATCAGATCTCCGCCCGGATGTACTTCCGGGTCCCCGCAGCTTCCGGCGCCGATAAGTCCCGCTTCATTGGCAGGGCTGCCCTCTGTCACGCATGTGAGGTAAGCGCCCAGGGCGTCGGCCGGCAAACCCAGCGATTCGATCGTGCGCAGATTCCATTCCCCAAGACTTTGAACGCCGAGATAGGGGTATTCGTAACTTCCTTCCGAGATCAAGAATGGCAGAACGCGGCTTACGATGTTGATGGGAATGGCGAATCCCACACCGGAATTTACGGGATTGCCGGTCGGGCTGAAACTCTCTGTGGAAATGGCCCGATTGATCCCGATCACCTCGCCGCGCATGTTGATCAGCGGTCCTCCCGAATTGCCGGGGTTGATTGCGGCATCGGTTTGGATTAAGTCTCCGGCCGAAAAGAACGACCCGCCGGGAGCCGGGTTGATGGATTCAAGGGTGCGGCCTTTGGAGGAGACGATGCCGAGCGTCATCGTGCCTTCGTAATTGAACGGATTTCCGACTGCAATGACGAATTCCCCCACCCGCACCTGGTCCGAATCTCCGAACGGAATCGGGACGAGATCTTCTGCAGGGACATCGACCTCGAGCACGGCCAAGTCGGAATCGGGATCCGTGCCAATCAAATCCGCCCAGGATTTCAATCCGGACGGAAAATCAACTTCGATTTCAGATGCGGATTCGATAACATGCTGGTTGGTTAGGATGTGGCCGTCTTGATCGACGACGAAGCCCGATCCTTGGCCCAATGGTCTCGAATCGCCATTATCGCCGATGTCTGCATACGTATAGATCGTGACCACGCCGGGCAAGACACGATCATAGATGTCTGCCAGGTCCAGATCTCCGATCCCGGTAGGATTTTCTTCAACATCAGCCGTTTCGACTTCCGTTTCGGCTGCGTTGTTTTGAGCGCCGGTCGTAGATTCCAGACCTTGTATGACGTTTTCCCCCAAAGTCGACAGGCTGTTGCACGTGACGATGGCGAGAAAGGAGATCAGAATCACGATCGTGATAATACCATTTCTAATTTTCATAACTTCATTCCTCTACCCAGTTATTTTCGATACCGGATCCATGGGCGGTACTACCGAAGTCCAGATAATTTTTCGAACAGCTTTTTTTCTTCATTGGACAATTTTTCCGGCAGGCTTACCCTGAGCGTGGCGTAAAGGTCGCCGCTGGATCCACCGCGCACGTCCGGCATTCCTTTTCCCTTCAGACGAAACACTTTCCCGGGTTGACTCCCGGGGGGAACGGTCAACACCAGGTCTCCCTGCGGACAGGGCACGTGCGCTTCGCCACCCAGCACGGCGGTATACAGATCTACTGCAGCGTCCGTGTAGAGATCGTTCTCTTTACGTTTGAAACGCGGATCGGGATTCACGTTTACTTTGACGTACAGGTCGCCCGAACCGCGTTGGCCCGAATGGCCTTGTCCGCTGATGCGCAGCTTCATTCCGCTCTTCGCACCGGCGGGGACGACCACCTCGAGCTTGCGCCCATCTTGCCGGAGGATTCGCGTCGTGCCCGAGTAAGCCTCGGCGAGGCTGACGTGTATGGATTGTTCGACATCCTGGCCGCGCATGGAACGCCTGGATGCGGACGTTTGACTTTGGTTTGGCATGCCGCCGAAAATCGCGGAGAAGAAATCGGAGAAGCCGCCGAAAAGATCACCCAGATCCCCGACATCGACGTGCACCCCGCCGGGCGAGCCGCTCGTCCATTGCGACCAGTCGAAACTCCCGCCGCGTCCGCCCATCCGCTCCCAGGCTTTGTATGAGCTTCCAAGTTGATCGTACTTCGAGCGTTTTTGAGGATCGCCGAGGACTTCGTATGCTTCGTTGATTTCTTTGAAGCGCGTTGTCGCATCACTGGAGGGATTTTTATCGGGATGGTATTTCAGCGCCAGCGATCGGTAGGCGCGTTTGATTTCCGCTTCCGAAGCGTCACGTTCCACCCCCAGGATCTTATAGTAATCCTTGTATTCCATGCAGTTGTGAATCCTTACTTTGAATTCTAAGGGGCGCCAAGAACGAGAGTCAAGATGCCGCAAACGACTTTAACATGATTCTAACAGTCGTGCTCTCTTTTTGCGACATGAAGTGAAAAATGTGCGCTCTTCCGCGCAGGCGAGCACCTCCAATCCGCGCCAGGACGCAGCCCGTGTTGGAAAAATCGGGGCCGGCAACCCGCCGCAGCGGAGAGACACTCCGGCGTTCGTAGGCCGTTGGGTTGCAGGGATCTCGATGAAAAGTATGGCGGAGTGAGGCAAAGACGCGGGTTGCTCGACTCCCCCCGAAAATTCTTCCGTGCTATTATACCGGCATGGCTGTTTCTTCCGATCTGGGAAGGGTACTCGTCGTCGACGAAGACCCCGACGTGCTGGACCTTCTCGAGCGAGAGGTGCTTACGCCTCTCGGTTATGAGGTGGCGGTCGCCAACGATGCGGCTACCGCGATTCAGCAGGCGATTACTTTCATGCCGGATCTCATTCTCGCCAGTATGACCTTGCCGGGCCTCAGTGGAAAGGATCTTCTCGTCGCATTGCGTTCTCAAGGAATTGAGCTTCCTACGCTCGTCATGGCGCAGGAGGGTATGGAGGCGGACGCCATCCAGGCGTTTCGTCTGGGTGCAAACGATTACTTGAAGAAGCCGCTGCGCGAGGCGGAAGTTCTTACTGCGGTGGAACGGGCGATCAACGAAACCCGGCTGCGAGGCGAACGGCAGCGGCTTGCCCAGCAATTGGCCGACAGTAACCGCCAACTCGAACACAGGGTACGCGAATTGACCACGCTCTTTGGGATCGGCAAGACGGTCACGTCCACGACCAATCAGAGTCAGCTCTTCGACAAGCTCATGGAAGGCAGCCTCTTCGTCACAGAGGCCGATATGGGCTGGCTCTTGTTGGAAGAGGAGAAAAGTGGACAATTGCTGCTGCGAGCGCAAGCCGACATGCCGCCCGGCATCGTCGCCAAACTGCATCAAACGTGGGAAGACGGCGTGAGCAGTTTGGTG
The window above is part of the Anaerolineales bacterium genome. Proteins encoded here:
- a CDS encoding Hsp20/alpha crystallin family protein, with amino-acid sequence MVTYYLAPRSARRIRRYEPVGFNGGRRIPVDVHADQDGYIITADVPGLKAEDISIEILDDVVTLRSEVEHENGNGNGKYLLRELRHGGFTRSLQLPTALDPNAAEAKVEDGILTVRIPKSEDARPKEIKVEAK
- a CDS encoding rhomboid family intramembrane serine protease, which encodes MFPIRDTIRSRSFPIVTYTLIAVNVFVFLLSISLGSNVFNQIVGVLGLVPAEITPARPFGLLTLVSAMFLHGGWFHLISNMWILFIFGDNVEDRMGRKRYLFFYMLSGIMAGVAYTSVITLFYGAGSTAFQTPTIGASGAIAGILGAYFVMYPRARVTTLIPLFIFPWFIDIPAALFIGVWFLSQLSSGLISLGAQVAFGGIAWWAHIGGFLVGVLLGRLFVPPTPKRPLLYAHPSPDGGVWYTIQQQDR
- a CDS encoding helix-hairpin-helix domain-containing protein; translated protein: MTAEDKVVVNPNAADLETLMTLPGVGEAMGQRIMDARPFVDLEDMQRVNGLGPSTLARLEPFLQFESGAAGAPSKEKVKEDEAISKPGMPVDGRRQKMAAGRKRSRNKRQPLLPFSLSITQEQWGLVIVTAGISVLLSILLTLSVVAGINGTLDMGKHAAVRQLESQLGALQVDVNGAVSRLDAINLRLEAIEGLSGRVQNVEDQFTTLREDVSGSLDDVAEIQAQIEQIHTDIDLLTQSIGRFDQFLQGLRQLIMEALPALETTTP
- a CDS encoding trypsin-like peptidase domain-containing protein produces the protein MKIRNGIITIVILISFLAIVTCNSLSTLGENVIQGLESTTGAQNNAAETEVETADVEENPTGIGDLDLADIYDRVLPGVVTIYTYADIGDNGDSRPLGQGSGFVVDQDGHILTNQHVIESASEIEVDFPSGLKSWADLIGTDPDSDLAVLEVDVPAEDLVPIPFGDSDQVRVGEFVIAVGNPFNYEGTMTLGIVSSKGRTLESINPAPGGSFFSAGDLIQTDAAINPGNSGGPLINMRGEVIGINRAISTESFSPTGNPVNSGVGFAIPINIVSRVLPFLISEGSYEYPYLGVQSLGEWNLRTIESLGLPADALGAYLTCVTEGSPANEAGLIGAGSCGDPEVHPGGDLIIAIDSHPVSRFSELLAYLLKHTEVGQVVTLTVLRDGETIEVPLTIGARP
- a CDS encoding DnaJ C-terminal domain-containing protein, which gives rise to MEYKDYYKILGVERDASEAEIKRAYRSLALKYHPDKNPSSDATTRFKEINEAYEVLGDPQKRSKYDQLGSSYKAWERMGGRGGSFDWSQWTSGSPGGVHVDVGDLGDLFGGFSDFFSAIFGGMPNQSQTSASRRSMRGQDVEQSIHVSLAEAYSGTTRILRQDGRKLEVVVPAGAKSGMKLRISGQGHSGQRGSGDLYVKVNVNPDPRFKRKENDLYTDAAVDLYTAVLGGEAHVPCPQGDLVLTVPPGSQPGKVFRLKGKGMPDVRGGSSGDLYATLRVSLPEKLSNEEKKLFEKLSGLR
- a CDS encoding response regulator yields the protein MAVSSDLGRVLVVDEDPDVLDLLEREVLTPLGYEVAVANDAATAIQQAITFMPDLILASMTLPGLSGKDLLVALRSQGIELPTLVMAQEGMEADAIQAFRLGANDYLKKPLREAEVLTAVERAINETRLRGERQRLAQQLADSNRQLEHRVRELTTLFGIGKTVTSTTNQSQLFDKLMEGSLFVTEADMGWLLLEEEKSGQLLLRAQADMPPGIVAKLHQTWEDGVSSLVMLSGEALAIKGEGLSQFKIDKFAKAALIAPVKVRNKPIGVLAVARKEGRGFSERDQAMLEAVADYASISLVNARLFQALEARANHLQRVTGEANMDAQARAEWRSGLERGLRAARAQIGVLLQRIEKGDLHKALHTVDEDLVALIKQVNEAPETSPGKTRPVPEES